The following proteins are co-located in the Anas platyrhynchos isolate ZD024472 breed Pekin duck chromosome 1, IASCAAS_PekinDuck_T2T, whole genome shotgun sequence genome:
- the TIAM1 gene encoding rho guanine nucleotide exchange factor TIAM1 isoform X7 codes for MLPAFPAMSAPWRGNRKVKSEGAARAGDSLYRMLYLSTEQVAAFCRSLHEMNPSDSSAHPQEFTGPQLATMRQLTDADKLRKVICELLETERTYVKDLNCLMERYLKPLQKETFLTPDELDVLFGNLTEMVAFQVEFLKTLEDGVRLVPDLEKLEKVEQFKKVLFSLGGSFLYYADRFKLYSAFCASHTKVPKVLVKAKTDTAFKAFLDAQNPRRQHSSTLESYLIKPIQRILKYPLLLKELFALTDVDSEEHYHLDVAIKTMNKVASHINEMQKIHEEYGAVFDQLIAEQTGEKKEVADLSMGDLLLHNTVIWLNPPASLGKWKKEPELAAFVFKTAVVLVYKDGSKQKKKLGGSHRASIYEDWDPFRFRHMIPLEALQVRALASADAETNSVCEIVHVKSESEGRPERTFHLCCSSPEHRKDFLKAVHSILRDKHRRQLLKTESLPSSQQYVPFGGKRLCALKGARPAMNRAVSAPSKSLGRRRRRLARNRFTIDSDAVFASSPEKDPQQPTHSGDTDRWVEEQFDLAQYEEQEDIKETDILSDDDEYCEAVRGAVADRELRERLQAASITSSQPCRGDRACPAMDTHASRMTQLKKQAALTGINGDVEGHGEEVIWVRREDFVPSRKLNTEL; via the exons ATGCTGCCTGCCTTCCCGGCCATGTCGGCGCCGTGGCGAGGTAACCGTAAAGTCAAGAGCGAAGGCGCTGCGCGAGCCGGCGACTCCTTGTACCGCATGCTGTACTTG agtaCAGAACAGGTTGCTGCTTTCTGTCGCAGTCTTCATGAAATGAACCCTTCTGACTCAAGTGCTCATCCTCAGGAATTCACAGGACCCCAGCTGGCCACCATGAGACAGCTCACAGACGCGGATAAGCTGCGAAAGGTTATCTGTGAACTTCTGGAAACAGAGCGCACCTATGTCAAA gACTTAAACTGTCTGATGGAGAGATATCTGAAGCCTCTACAGAAAGAAACATTCCTCACACCAGATGAG CTGGATGTTCTCTTTGGGAATCTGACTGAAATGGTAGCATTCCAGGTAGAATTCCTGAAAACTCTTGAAGATGGAGTAAGGCTGGTTCCAGACCTGGAAAAGCTTGAGAAAGTTGAGCAATTTAAG AAAGTGTTATTTTCCTTGGGTGGATCCTTCCTCTACTACGCTGACCGTTTCAAGCTGTACAGTGCCTTCTGTGCCAGCCACACAAAAGTCCCAAAAGTACTGGTGAAAG CCAAGACGGACACTGCTTTCAAGGCATTTTTGGATGCTCAGAACCCCAGACGGCAGCACTCCTCCACACTAGAGTCTTACCTCATCAAACCCATCCAGCGGATACTGAAATACCCTCTCCTGCTGAAGGAGCTCTTCGCTCTGACGGATGTAGACAGTGAAGAACATTATCACCTTGATG TGGCCataaaaacaatgaacaaaGTTGCCAGCCACAttaatgaaatgcagaaaatccATGAGGAATATGGGGCGGTGTTTGACCAACTCATAGCAGAACaaacgggggaaaaaaaggag GTTGCAGACCTTTCTATGGGGGACTTGCTCTTGCATAATACCGTGATATGGCTTAATCCTCCGGCTTCGCTAGGGAAATGGAAGAAGGAACCCGAGCTGGCAGCATTTG TGTTCAAAACAGCTGTGGTCCTTGTGTACAAGGATGGTTCcaaacagaagaagaaactt GGAGGATCACATAGAGCTTCAATTTATGAAGACTGGGATCCGTTCCGCTTTCGCCACATGATACCTTTGGAAGCACTGCAGGTTCGAGCATTGGCAAGTGCAG ATGCAGAGACCAATTCTGTATGTGAGATTGTCCATGTTAAATCTGAGTCTGAAGGCAGGCCAGAAAGAACGTTTCACCTTTGCTGTAG TTCACCAGAACACAGGAAGGACTTTCTGAAGGCAGTGCATTCGATTCTGCGGGATaaacacagaagacagcttCTTAAAACCGAAAGTTTGCCCTCATCCCAGCAATATGTCCCCTTTGGTGGAAAAAGATTGTGTGCTCTAAAAGGTGCAAGGCCAGCCATGAACAGGGCAG TGTCAGCCCCAAGCAAGTCTCttgggaggaggaggcggcggctgGCCCGAAACAGGTTTACCATTGACTCAGATGCCGTCTTCGCGAGCAGCCCCGAAAAAGACCCCCAGCAGCCCACGCACAGTGGGGACACTGACCGCTGGGTAGAGGAACAGTTTGACCTTGCTCAGTATGAGGAGCAGGAGGACATCAAGGAAACGGACATCCTCAGCGATGACGATGAGTACTGCGAGGCCGTGAGAGGCGCCGTGGCCGACCGAGAGCTCCGGGAGCGGCTGCAGGCGGCCTCCATCACGAGCAGCCAGCCGTGCCGGGGAGACCGCGCGTGCCCGGCCATGGACACGCACGCCTCCAGGATGACCCAGCTGAAGAAGCAAGCGGCCTTGACCGGCATCAACGGCGACGTGGAGGGCCACGGCGAGGAGGTCATCTGGGTCAGGCGCGAAGACTTTGTTCCCAGCAGGAAACTCAACACGGAGCTCTAA
- the TIAM1 gene encoding rho guanine nucleotide exchange factor TIAM1 isoform X8, whose protein sequence is MLPAFPAMSAPWRGNRKVKSEGAARAGDSLYRMLYLEFTGPQLATMRQLTDADKLRKVICELLETERTYVKDLNCLMERYLKPLQKETFLTPDELDVLFGNLTEMVAFQVEFLKTLEDGVRLVPDLEKLEKVEQFKKVLFSLGGSFLYYADRFKLYSAFCASHTKVPKVLVKAKTDTAFKAFLDAQNPRRQHSSTLESYLIKPIQRILKYPLLLKELFALTDVDSEEHYHLDVAIKTMNKVASHINEMQKIHEEYGAVFDQLIAEQTGEKKEVADLSMGDLLLHNTVIWLNPPASLGKWKKEPELAAFVFKTAVVLVYKDGSKQKKKLGGSHRASIYEDWDPFRFRHMIPLEALQVRALASADAETNSVCEIVHVKSESEGRPERTFHLCCSSPEHRKDFLKAVHSILRDKHRRQLLKTESLPSSQQYVPFGGKRLCALKGARPAMNRAVSAPSKSLGRRRRRLARNRFTIDSDAVFASSPEKDPQQPTHSGDTDRWVEEQFDLAQYEEQEDIKETDILSDDDEYCEAVRGAVADRELRERLQAASITSSQPCRGDRACPAMDTHASRMTQLKKQAALTGINGDVEGHGEEVIWVRREDFVPSRKLNTEL, encoded by the exons ATGCTGCCTGCCTTCCCGGCCATGTCGGCGCCGTGGCGAGGTAACCGTAAAGTCAAGAGCGAAGGCGCTGCGCGAGCCGGCGACTCCTTGTACCGCATGCTGTACTTG GAATTCACAGGACCCCAGCTGGCCACCATGAGACAGCTCACAGACGCGGATAAGCTGCGAAAGGTTATCTGTGAACTTCTGGAAACAGAGCGCACCTATGTCAAA gACTTAAACTGTCTGATGGAGAGATATCTGAAGCCTCTACAGAAAGAAACATTCCTCACACCAGATGAG CTGGATGTTCTCTTTGGGAATCTGACTGAAATGGTAGCATTCCAGGTAGAATTCCTGAAAACTCTTGAAGATGGAGTAAGGCTGGTTCCAGACCTGGAAAAGCTTGAGAAAGTTGAGCAATTTAAG AAAGTGTTATTTTCCTTGGGTGGATCCTTCCTCTACTACGCTGACCGTTTCAAGCTGTACAGTGCCTTCTGTGCCAGCCACACAAAAGTCCCAAAAGTACTGGTGAAAG CCAAGACGGACACTGCTTTCAAGGCATTTTTGGATGCTCAGAACCCCAGACGGCAGCACTCCTCCACACTAGAGTCTTACCTCATCAAACCCATCCAGCGGATACTGAAATACCCTCTCCTGCTGAAGGAGCTCTTCGCTCTGACGGATGTAGACAGTGAAGAACATTATCACCTTGATG TGGCCataaaaacaatgaacaaaGTTGCCAGCCACAttaatgaaatgcagaaaatccATGAGGAATATGGGGCGGTGTTTGACCAACTCATAGCAGAACaaacgggggaaaaaaaggag GTTGCAGACCTTTCTATGGGGGACTTGCTCTTGCATAATACCGTGATATGGCTTAATCCTCCGGCTTCGCTAGGGAAATGGAAGAAGGAACCCGAGCTGGCAGCATTTG TGTTCAAAACAGCTGTGGTCCTTGTGTACAAGGATGGTTCcaaacagaagaagaaactt GGAGGATCACATAGAGCTTCAATTTATGAAGACTGGGATCCGTTCCGCTTTCGCCACATGATACCTTTGGAAGCACTGCAGGTTCGAGCATTGGCAAGTGCAG ATGCAGAGACCAATTCTGTATGTGAGATTGTCCATGTTAAATCTGAGTCTGAAGGCAGGCCAGAAAGAACGTTTCACCTTTGCTGTAG TTCACCAGAACACAGGAAGGACTTTCTGAAGGCAGTGCATTCGATTCTGCGGGATaaacacagaagacagcttCTTAAAACCGAAAGTTTGCCCTCATCCCAGCAATATGTCCCCTTTGGTGGAAAAAGATTGTGTGCTCTAAAAGGTGCAAGGCCAGCCATGAACAGGGCAG TGTCAGCCCCAAGCAAGTCTCttgggaggaggaggcggcggctgGCCCGAAACAGGTTTACCATTGACTCAGATGCCGTCTTCGCGAGCAGCCCCGAAAAAGACCCCCAGCAGCCCACGCACAGTGGGGACACTGACCGCTGGGTAGAGGAACAGTTTGACCTTGCTCAGTATGAGGAGCAGGAGGACATCAAGGAAACGGACATCCTCAGCGATGACGATGAGTACTGCGAGGCCGTGAGAGGCGCCGTGGCCGACCGAGAGCTCCGGGAGCGGCTGCAGGCGGCCTCCATCACGAGCAGCCAGCCGTGCCGGGGAGACCGCGCGTGCCCGGCCATGGACACGCACGCCTCCAGGATGACCCAGCTGAAGAAGCAAGCGGCCTTGACCGGCATCAACGGCGACGTGGAGGGCCACGGCGAGGAGGTCATCTGGGTCAGGCGCGAAGACTTTGTTCCCAGCAGGAAACTCAACACGGAGCTCTAA